A genomic stretch from Anaerolinea thermophila UNI-1 includes:
- a CDS encoding HD domain-containing phosphohydrolase yields the protein MKPPIPSQLAKILKRMLISRLFVPLFIAMVLVNLAAWGVVWQALISREYTYARLMAQELDAGLQDALEAMQATQTLDWSHSPQAHSAALEAMRRTVSELDRLIAINDQGDVLALAPFEKDVLRWNLSNQPYFSSLRPEMPPLFFTPQYSPFSGLEVVMAAIPLTPSMYLMGEINVERLKARGNMGMLFDNRFTRWSIYDDKGNALLQAGNDLENGFVQPPARVQGFNWISGSSQPLRLATRVNMPTPGWTLVVERAVLTGMGWYVAGTLATLLLVPWLASVLVTQMEKRLNRIVVRPLEILNERVKQLTSGDYSEWISFSTIAISSREIAELASSIQRMQHAILKRQQALAESEARYRQLADLLPDMVFEVNAEGKLTYANRAALSNTTSADFSALQNTEFISMIPLPEVPAFQNLCHSLQPGKVSRPLVVRFLKQDGSTFPGEVVIAALGNGEVRGYRIVARDITERLSFEEALRRSYQMFIQGPVIVFRARTSGDHPVEYVSPNITRFGYTPAKFTTLKDFYDILIHPHDRDRVIEQTQAHLMARSSTFEREYRVRCADGSVRWVYDFNTVSYESNGSVRHFAWYLLDITERKQAELRLDQQIQRLAALQLIDASITANADLTFTLQILLSQLMTLLRVDAAAILRYDVQEHALTGITGDGFLYAEPEKFRLAFGESYAGRIVETRQKIVINNLPEELMQHLVMPGMKQEGFVSFIGLPLIAKGEVKGVLEIFQRQPLTLERDWMDYLETLAGQAAIAIYNADLLENLQRSNEELRRAYEATIQGFSIALERRDKETEGHSRRVAEWTVRLARRAGIPEEELERIRIGAILHDIGKMAIPDSILLKEGNLTDEEWEIMRKHPEHAARMLSAIEYLRPAMVIPQYHHEKWDGTGYPYGLKGEEIPLAARVFAVIDVWDALSFDRPYRPAWKPEQVRQYLIDQAGKHFDPRLVPLFLEMLEEESPFE from the coding sequence GTGAAGCCACCCATCCCTTCCCAACTGGCGAAGATTCTCAAGCGGATGCTCATCAGCCGTCTGTTCGTTCCGCTATTTATCGCCATGGTGCTGGTCAACCTCGCGGCGTGGGGTGTGGTCTGGCAGGCATTGATCTCACGGGAGTACACCTATGCGCGCCTGATGGCACAGGAACTGGATGCAGGTTTGCAGGATGCACTCGAAGCCATGCAAGCCACTCAAACCCTGGACTGGAGCCACTCCCCCCAAGCCCATTCTGCCGCCCTTGAGGCAATGCGCCGTACTGTGAGCGAACTGGACCGGCTCATCGCGATCAACGACCAGGGGGATGTACTGGCACTGGCGCCCTTCGAAAAAGATGTGTTGCGCTGGAATCTCAGCAACCAACCCTATTTTTCTTCCCTCAGACCCGAAATGCCCCCGCTCTTTTTTACGCCTCAGTACAGCCCCTTCTCAGGGCTCGAGGTGGTGATGGCAGCCATACCGCTGACTCCATCCATGTACCTGATGGGTGAAATCAACGTGGAGCGGTTGAAAGCCCGAGGCAACATGGGAATGCTTTTCGACAACCGCTTTACCCGCTGGAGCATTTACGATGACAAAGGCAATGCCCTCTTGCAGGCAGGGAATGACCTGGAAAATGGTTTCGTCCAGCCCCCTGCCCGCGTCCAGGGTTTCAACTGGATTTCCGGTTCTTCTCAGCCTTTACGCCTGGCAACCCGGGTAAACATGCCCACCCCTGGCTGGACGCTGGTCGTGGAGCGGGCAGTGCTGACTGGCATGGGATGGTACGTGGCAGGCACCCTGGCAACCCTTCTGCTGGTGCCCTGGCTCGCTTCTGTGCTGGTGACTCAGATGGAAAAACGTCTGAACCGTATCGTGGTGCGCCCGCTGGAAATCCTCAACGAGCGGGTAAAACAACTGACTTCCGGCGATTACAGTGAATGGATATCCTTTTCCACGATTGCCATCTCTTCCCGCGAAATTGCCGAACTGGCGTCCAGCATCCAGCGCATGCAACATGCCATCCTGAAACGTCAGCAGGCGCTGGCAGAGAGCGAAGCCCGCTACCGGCAGCTGGCAGACCTTTTGCCCGACATGGTGTTTGAAGTCAACGCGGAAGGCAAATTGACTTACGCCAACCGCGCCGCGCTGTCCAATACCACTTCTGCAGATTTCAGCGCCCTGCAGAACACCGAATTCATCTCCATGATTCCCTTGCCGGAAGTCCCTGCCTTCCAGAATCTGTGTCACTCCCTGCAACCCGGGAAGGTTTCCCGTCCGCTGGTGGTGCGCTTCCTGAAACAAGACGGCTCCACATTCCCAGGCGAAGTGGTGATTGCCGCGCTGGGCAACGGCGAAGTGCGCGGCTACCGCATTGTTGCGCGCGACATTACCGAGCGCCTGTCCTTTGAGGAAGCCCTGCGACGCAGTTATCAAATGTTCATCCAGGGTCCGGTGATTGTCTTCCGCGCGCGCACTTCGGGGGATCACCCTGTGGAGTATGTTTCACCCAACATCACCCGCTTCGGGTACACACCGGCAAAATTCACTACCCTGAAGGATTTCTACGACATCCTGATCCACCCTCACGACCGTGATCGCGTCATCGAACAGACGCAAGCCCACCTGATGGCAAGGTCATCCACCTTTGAGCGCGAGTACCGCGTGCGTTGCGCCGATGGCAGTGTTCGCTGGGTGTACGACTTCAACACCGTCAGTTATGAAAGCAACGGCAGTGTGCGTCACTTTGCCTGGTACTTACTGGACATTACCGAGCGCAAGCAAGCCGAACTGCGCCTGGATCAGCAGATTCAACGCCTGGCAGCCCTGCAACTGATTGACGCCTCCATCACCGCCAACGCCGACCTGACCTTTACCCTGCAAATTCTGCTCTCTCAACTGATGACTCTCTTAAGAGTGGATGCAGCAGCCATTTTGCGCTACGACGTGCAGGAACATGCCCTGACGGGGATTACCGGAGATGGCTTTTTATACGCCGAACCGGAAAAGTTCCGCCTTGCCTTTGGAGAGAGTTACGCCGGGCGGATTGTTGAAACCCGCCAGAAAATTGTCATCAACAACCTGCCCGAAGAACTGATGCAGCACCTGGTCATGCCGGGGATGAAACAGGAAGGCTTCGTCAGCTTCATCGGCTTGCCGCTGATAGCCAAAGGCGAAGTCAAGGGCGTGCTGGAAATTTTCCAGCGCCAACCGCTCACCCTGGAACGCGATTGGATGGACTACCTGGAAACACTGGCTGGACAAGCCGCCATTGCCATCTACAATGCCGACCTGCTGGAAAATCTGCAACGCTCCAACGAAGAACTGCGCCGGGCTTATGAAGCCACCATTCAGGGCTTTTCCATTGCGCTGGAGCGCCGTGATAAAGAAACCGAGGGACACAGCCGCCGCGTGGCAGAATGGACGGTGCGGCTTGCCCGCCGTGCGGGCATCCCCGAGGAAGAACTGGAACGCATTCGCATCGGCGCCATTCTGCACGATATCGGTAAAATGGCCATCCCTGACAGCATCCTGCTCAAAGAGGGCAACCTGACCGATGAAGAATGGGAAATCATGCGCAAGCACCCTGAACACGCCGCGCGCATGCTCTCGGCAATTGAATATCTGCGCCCCGCCATGGTGATTCCGCAATACCATCATGAAAAATGGGACGGCACCGGCTATCCCTACGGGTTAAAAGGCGAAGAAATTCCCCTAGCGGCGCGGGTGTTCGCCGTGATCGATGTATGGGATGCGCTCAGTTTTGACCGTCCCTACCGACCAGCGTGGAAGCCCGAACAGGTGCGCCAGTACCTGATAGACCAAGCCGGCAAGCACTTCGACCCGCGCCTCGTCCCGCTATTTCTGGAAATGCTGGAAGAAGAATCTCCGTTTGAGTAA